A region from the Marinitoga sp. 38H-ov genome encodes:
- a CDS encoding VIT1/CCC1 transporter family protein → MDDKIREKLMLFQKYEITEYYVYKNLAKRIKGDNGNILESISKDEIKHYNIIKKYTNKDIKPNKFLVFWYVLLSYIFGLTFALNAMEKGEEKAQIAYDDVKEIIPEFNEIIEDENNHEKKLLSLIDEEKIQYVSSMVLGLNDALVELTGTLAGLTFAFQNSRLVALSGLITGIAASFSMAASEYLSQRAEKDATNPLKASIYTGIAYIITVILLVAPYFIFSNPMISLLFTIINAIIVIIFFSFFVSVVQEKTFKYYFLEMITISFSVMIISFVIGLIARKLFNIDIL, encoded by the coding sequence ATGGATGATAAAATTAGAGAAAAATTAATGTTATTTCAAAAATATGAAATAACCGAATATTACGTATATAAAAATTTAGCCAAAAGAATTAAAGGAGATAATGGAAATATATTAGAAAGTATATCAAAAGATGAGATTAAACATTATAATATAATAAAAAAATATACAAATAAAGATATTAAACCAAATAAATTTTTAGTATTCTGGTATGTGTTATTATCCTATATATTTGGATTAACTTTTGCCCTAAATGCAATGGAAAAAGGAGAGGAAAAAGCTCAAATTGCTTATGATGATGTGAAAGAAATAATTCCAGAATTTAATGAAATAATAGAAGATGAAAATAACCATGAGAAAAAATTATTGAGTTTAATTGATGAAGAAAAAATTCAATATGTTAGTTCTATGGTATTAGGATTAAATGATGCATTAGTTGAATTAACAGGAACATTAGCGGGTTTAACCTTTGCATTTCAAAATTCTCGTCTTGTTGCATTATCCGGATTAATTACAGGAATTGCCGCATCATTTTCAATGGCAGCATCAGAATATTTGTCTCAAAGAGCAGAAAAAGATGCTACAAATCCATTAAAAGCATCCATTTATACAGGAATAGCATATATTATTACTGTAATTTTACTTGTTGCTCCGTATTTTATATTTTCCAATCCAATGATTTCATTATTGTTCACTATAATAAATGCTATTATTGTAATAATATTCTTTTCATTTTTTGTTTCTGTTGTTCAAGAAAAAACATTTAAATATTATTTTTTAGAAATGATTACTATTAGCTTTAGCGTTATGATTATTTCATTTGTAATAGGTTTAATCGCAAGAAAATTATTCAATATTGATATTTTATAA
- a CDS encoding nucleotidyltransferase family protein, whose translation MKILGVILAAGLSSRFKGNKLLFNYNGKPLLQWTIDLLNSYNFDKIIVVNDKWKNNFELYDFKIVINNDYINGISSSVKTAIKYALKNSYDYVLIFLGDMPLVKKEIVDMILNVKSNKLIIAPYYNNKKGFPTLVKKELFEDILNLEGDSGIKQIIKKHPEYVEKINVNTPEVTIDFDYRLEG comes from the coding sequence ATGAAAATATTAGGAGTTATTTTAGCTGCTGGACTTTCTAGTAGATTTAAGGGAAATAAATTGCTATTTAATTATAATGGGAAACCTCTTTTACAATGGACAATTGATTTATTAAATTCCTATAATTTTGATAAAATAATAGTTGTAAATGATAAATGGAAAAATAATTTTGAATTATATGATTTTAAAATAGTTATTAACAATGACTATATAAACGGAATTTCTTCTTCTGTTAAAACTGCTATAAAATATGCTTTAAAAAATAGTTATGATTATGTGTTAATATTTCTTGGAGATATGCCTCTTGTAAAAAAAGAAATTGTTGATATGATTTTAAATGTTAAAAGCAATAAGCTTATAATTGCTCCATATTATAATAATAAAAAGGGATTTCCAACTTTAGTGAAAAAAGAATTATTTGAAGATATATTAAATCTTGAAGGGGATTCGGGAATTAAACAAATTATAAAAAAACATCCAGAATATGTTGAAAAAATCAACGTTAATACACCTGAAGTAACAATAGACTTTGATTATAGATTGGAGGGATAA